A region from the Lolium perenne isolate Kyuss_39 chromosome 4, Kyuss_2.0, whole genome shotgun sequence genome encodes:
- the LOC127297129 gene encoding serine--tRNA ligase encodes MLDINLFRTDRGGDPELVRNSQRRRGKPVELVDEVIALDEAWRKTQFDLDKIRQELNKTSKEIGKLKAKKLDATELIQSTEEIKTRLAAKEAEVQEAKTTLDAKLVTIGNIVHDSVPVSDDEANNAIVRTWGEKRQEGNLKNHVDLCLMLDIVALEKGADVAGGRGYFLKGDGVLLNQALINLGLTFLRIRGFTPMQTPFFMRKEIMGKCAQLAQFDEELYKVTGDGEDKYLIATSEQPLCAYHLGDRIYPADLPIRYAGFSTCFRKEAGSHGRDTAGIFRVHQFEKIEQFCATTPNDNESWEMHEQMIKNSEDFYQEIGLPYQVVSIVSGALNDAAAKKYDLEAWFPASKTFRELVSCSNCTDYQARRLGIGYGQKKNDEQSKQFVHMLNSTLTATERTLCCILENYQKENGVEVPKALQPFMCGIDFLPFKRPLDSKQAADSKTKSKPKANAA; translated from the exons ATGCTGGACATCAACCTCTTCCGCACGGACAGGGGCGGCGACCCCGAGCTCGTCCGCAACTCGCAGCGCCGCCGCGGCAAGCCCGTCGAGCTCGTCGACGAGGTCATCGCCCTCGACGAGGCCTGGCGCAAGA CGCAGTTCGACCTCGACAAGATCCGGCAGGAGCTCAACAAGACCAGCAAGGAGATCGGCAAGCTCAAGGCC AAAAAGCTGGATGCGACGGAGCTGATACAGAGCACCGAGGAGATCAAGACCAGGCTGGCCGCCAAGGAGGCGGAGGTGCAGGAGGCCAAGACCACCCTCGATGCCAAGCTCGTCACCATTGGCAACATCGTCCATGACTCCGTGCCTGTCAGCGACGACGAG GCAAACAATGCTATTGTGCGGACATGGGGAGAGAAGAGACAAGAGGGGAACTTGAAGAATCATGTGGATCTTTGCTTAATGCTTGATATCGTGGCTCTGGAGAAGG GTGccgatgttgctggtggaagaggTTACTTCTTGAAGGGCGATGGTGTCCTCCTGAACCAGGCATTAATAAACTTGGGGCTAACATTCCTCAGAATACGAGGTTTCACACCAATGCAAACTCCGTTTTTCATGAGAAAGGAAATTATGGGAAAATGTGCCCAGTTGGCCCAATTTGATGAGGAGCTCTACAAG GTAACAGGTGATGGAGAGGATAAGTATCTCATAGCCACATCCGAGCAACCGCTATGTGCTTACCATCTAGGTGATCGAATTTATCCAGCTGATTTACCGATTAG ATATGCTGGGTTCTCCACTTGCTTCCGAAAAGAAGCTGGTTCACATGGAAGAGACACAGCTGGTATCTTCAGAGTCCACCAGTTTGAAAAGATCGAACAGTTCTGTGCCACAACTCCAAATGACAATGAATCGTGGGAAATGCATGAGCAGATGATAAAAAATTCAGAAGATTTTTACCAGGAG ATTGGCCTACCATATCAAGTAGTTTCGATCGTCTCTGGTGCTCTTAATGATGCTGCAGCTAAAAAGTACGATTTAGAAGCATGGTTCCCTGCATCAAAAACCTTCAGAGAATTGGTGTCCTGTTCAAATTGCACAGATTATCAGGCAAGGAGACTTGGAATAGGCTATGGCCAGAAAAAG AATGATGAGCAGTCCAAGCAGTTTGTTCACATGTTGAATTCTACGCTGACTGCAACTGAGAGGACCCTTTGCTGTATTCTGGAGAACTATCAGAAGGAGAATGGTGTCGAAGTGCCAAAGGCATTGCAACCATTCATGTGTGGAATAGATTTCCTTCCTTTCAAGCGGCCTCTTGACAGCAAACAAGCTGCTGACTCGAAAACCAAGTCTAAACCTAAG GCAAATGCAGCTTGA
- the LOC127297130 gene encoding deSI-like protein At4g17486, with amino-acid sequence MKLRTKRPGWKSLVPLQLSRKSAMRFFLFPKVQASGQSPNDTPVYLNVYDLTPMNGYIYWAGLGIFHSGIEVHGVEYAFGAHDYSTSGVFEVEPRQCPGFRFRRSIFLGTTCLDPIQVRQFMELQSVNYNGDTYHLIMKNCNHFCKDMCYKLTGSKIPKWVNRLARIGAICNCLLPESLKISPVGHDPNSQPEDSEKRRLRNPLSCFSSISSQKQLPSSSPFPPSPVKEPLPSCSSKKSSTASLRNR; translated from the exons ATGAAACTAAGGACAAAGCGGCCTGGATGGAAGTCCCTTGTGCCTCTGCAGTTGAGCAGGAAATCCGCCATGCGGTTCTTTTTGTTTCCCAAGGTTCAGGCATCCGGTCAATCACCAAATGATACTCCGGTTTATCTTAATGTGTATGATTTGACACCCATGAACGGCTATATATATTGGGCAGGCCTTGGTATATTTCACTCCGGCATTGAAG TTCATGGCGTCGAATATGCATTTGGAGCACATGATTATTCCACAAGTGGTGTATTTGAGGTAGAACCCCGTCAATGCCCTGGTTTCAGATTCAGGAGATCGATATTTCTTGGTACGACGTGCTTAGATCCCATCCAAGTAAGGCAGTTCATGGAGCTGCAGTCAGTAAACTACAATGGAGATACTTACCATCTTATAATGAAGAACTGCAACCACTTCTGCAAAGATATGTGTTACAAGTTGACCGGCAGCAAAATTCCCAAGTGGGTGAATCGGCTCGCCAGAATAG GTGCCATTTGCAACTGCCTCCTCCCGGAGTCACTCAAGATCTCCCCCGTCGGCCACGATCCAAATAGCCAACCTGAAGATTCGGAGAAACGGCGGCTGCGGAATCCGTTGAGCTGCTTCTCCTCCATCTCCAGCCAAAAACAGCTCCCGTCGTCCTCCCCGTTCCCTCCCTCGCCCGTGAAAGAGCCCCTTCCGAGCTGTTCATCGAAGAAGTCTAGCACCGCGTCGCTGAGGAATAGGTAG